In a single window of the Streptomyces sp. NBC_00353 genome:
- a CDS encoding VanZ family protein, giving the protein MTAEVNRQERRRRVWGSTLLRALVLVATFLALIAFSIALAKVTLTPSPASEDLVRSNLRPGRSLRQYAEDYTFLAACKQAGGNLLLGVPFGILLPILVPRRLRMLRMVLLTVTVMVVIELVQGALVPGRAFDIDDAILNTSGALLGYLLVGRRISHGYHVLAERTTRAEAAPEPKPERKLPPKSGPKSRTKSKLTSKLTSRPKPKPKPSSKSKATPASKAKTKSEVKPKSKSRSRAAIRRSPSGLVASGRALFGRLTRDR; this is encoded by the coding sequence ATGACAGCAGAGGTGAATCGTCAGGAGCGGCGACGACGCGTGTGGGGAAGCACGCTGCTGCGTGCGCTTGTCCTGGTGGCGACATTCCTGGCCCTGATCGCATTCTCCATCGCCCTGGCGAAGGTGACGCTCACCCCATCACCGGCATCGGAGGACCTCGTCCGGTCCAACCTCCGGCCCGGAAGGTCGTTGCGACAGTACGCCGAGGACTACACCTTCCTCGCGGCCTGCAAGCAGGCCGGCGGAAACCTCCTGCTGGGCGTCCCGTTCGGCATCCTGCTGCCGATTCTCGTGCCGCGCCGGCTCCGGATGCTGCGCATGGTCCTGCTGACGGTGACGGTGATGGTGGTGATCGAACTCGTCCAGGGCGCCTTGGTCCCCGGGCGTGCCTTCGACATCGACGACGCGATCCTCAACACGAGCGGCGCGCTGCTCGGATATCTGCTGGTGGGGCGGCGGATCAGCCATGGCTATCACGTGCTGGCGGAGAGGACGACCCGCGCGGAGGCGGCTCCGGAGCCGAAGCCCGAGCGGAAGCTTCCGCCGAAGTCCGGGCCAAAGTCCCGGACCAAGTCCAAGCTGACGTCCAAGCTGACGTCCAGGCCCAAGCCCAAGCCGAAGCCGTCATCCAAGTCCAAGGCCACGCCTGCATCCAAGGCCAAGACCAAGTCCGAGGTGAAACCGAAGTCCAAGTCCCGGAGCAGGGCCGCGATCCGCCGTAGCCCGTCCGGACTGGTTGCCTCCGGACGCGCCCTGTTCGGCCGACTGACCCGTGACCGGTGA
- a CDS encoding SpoIIE family protein phosphatase encodes MFTHLPMHLHVLDDRLRIVRVNAEMHGMCATSVGSLPGQVFTEAYRLAAPEEEAAVARGVMEGGEPVFDRMVRSVQGPAGSNPRTYSISYVRLESESGGVLGLVASVMDVTDRERALQRLKILEEVRRQVGERLEVMAVCQELTKAVVPAFSGIAVVEVIEDVFRGEDPPLAPVDPGVPLRRAAFRGLMSAYPVGEVRNLPYGTPFSRVLADLRPRVVPVEEDSLWLAADPARAEAIKRSGAHSLIVAPLALRGQALGVVSFYRHGAEDPFEEEDLALTSDVCAHAALCIENARRYMRERTIAATVKRRLLPQRPATPSTVEVSHLHLPGRGGGGAWFDVIELAGARTALVVGDVAGLGVATATTMGQLRMVIQSLAALDLEPDELMARLSDTAARLAAERAALPVGDPLHREPLTAGCLIAVYDSVEHQCTIVRAGLPEPYVVLPDGSSTTLSVAAGPVLAGTDQAPFPATTVDVPAGSTLAVGNEDVLSASAHLRSLLDQGAARPLDELCDALAYVMRDRYETEKLVLLARAKALPAEQVLTLPLPAGPEAAPRARAAARRQLAAWKIDEDSTFTTELIVSELVGNAVRYGAPPLRLRLILDGMLTCEVSDAVSSAPHLKHARTIDETGRGLFIVATVAENWGTHYDAQGKTVWAQQLTGVA; translated from the coding sequence ATGTTCACTCACTTGCCGATGCACCTGCATGTCCTGGACGACCGACTGCGCATCGTCCGCGTGAACGCGGAGATGCACGGGATGTGCGCCACCTCGGTCGGCTCTCTGCCGGGCCAAGTGTTCACCGAGGCCTACCGGCTTGCTGCCCCTGAGGAGGAAGCGGCAGTGGCGCGCGGAGTCATGGAAGGCGGGGAGCCGGTGTTCGACCGCATGGTGCGATCCGTGCAGGGGCCCGCCGGCAGCAATCCGAGAACCTATTCCATCTCCTACGTGCGCCTGGAGAGCGAAAGCGGTGGGGTCCTGGGGCTGGTTGCCTCCGTCATGGATGTCACCGACCGTGAGCGTGCCCTCCAACGCCTGAAGATCCTGGAAGAGGTCCGTCGACAGGTGGGCGAGCGGTTGGAGGTCATGGCCGTCTGCCAGGAATTGACGAAAGCGGTGGTACCGGCGTTCTCGGGGATCGCGGTGGTCGAGGTCATCGAGGACGTGTTCCGCGGTGAGGACCCGCCGCTGGCCCCGGTCGACCCGGGAGTACCCCTGCGGCGGGCTGCTTTTCGAGGGCTGATGTCGGCCTACCCGGTGGGTGAGGTGCGGAACCTGCCGTACGGAACCCCTTTCTCGCGCGTACTGGCCGACCTGCGCCCGCGGGTCGTCCCGGTGGAGGAAGACAGCTTGTGGCTGGCGGCCGATCCTGCTCGGGCGGAGGCCATCAAACGCTCCGGCGCCCACTCCCTGATCGTCGCTCCGCTGGCCTTGCGGGGCCAGGCCCTGGGCGTGGTGAGCTTTTATCGGCACGGGGCAGAGGACCCGTTCGAGGAAGAGGACCTCGCGCTGACGTCCGACGTGTGCGCCCACGCCGCGCTGTGCATCGAGAACGCGCGTCGCTACATGCGAGAGCGGACTATCGCAGCGACTGTGAAGCGCAGGCTGCTGCCGCAGCGACCAGCGACGCCGTCAACGGTGGAGGTCTCCCACCTGCACCTTCCCGGACGAGGAGGCGGGGGCGCGTGGTTCGATGTGATCGAGCTGGCGGGGGCGCGGACAGCATTGGTCGTCGGCGATGTCGCCGGGCTGGGTGTGGCCACCGCCACCACGATGGGGCAATTGCGGATGGTCATCCAGTCCCTGGCCGCTTTGGACCTGGAACCGGACGAACTGATGGCGCGGCTGAGTGACACTGCCGCTCGCCTGGCCGCCGAACGCGCGGCGCTCCCGGTCGGTGACCCCTTGCACCGCGAGCCGCTCACCGCCGGCTGCCTGATCGCGGTCTACGACTCGGTCGAACACCAGTGCACCATTGTGCGCGCGGGCCTGCCGGAGCCCTACGTGGTCCTCCCCGACGGCAGCTCGACCACCCTCTCCGTTGCTGCGGGCCCAGTACTCGCCGGCACCGACCAGGCCCCGTTCCCAGCCACCACGGTCGACGTACCCGCAGGAAGCACCTTGGCAGTCGGCAACGAAGACGTCCTTTCGGCGTCCGCGCACTTGCGTTCCCTGTTGGACCAAGGAGCTGCTCGTCCGTTGGACGAGCTCTGCGACGCGCTCGCCTACGTGATGAGGGACCGCTACGAGACGGAGAAGCTGGTACTGCTGGCACGCGCCAAGGCGCTCCCCGCGGAGCAGGTCCTCACCCTGCCCTTGCCGGCCGGCCCCGAAGCCGCACCCCGTGCGCGCGCCGCCGCCCGCCGACAGCTCGCGGCCTGGAAGATCGACGAAGACAGCACTTTCACCACCGAGCTCATCGTCAGCGAGCTCGTCGGCAATGCGGTCCGCTACGGTGCCCCACCACTGCGACTGCGTCTGATTCTGGACGGGATGCTCACATGCGAGGTGAGCGACGCTGTGAGCAGCGCTCCGCACCTCAAGCACGCGCGAACCATCGACGAGACGGGACGAGGGCTGTTCATCGTTGCCACTGTCGCCGAAAACTGGGGCACCCACTATGACGCGCAGGGGAAGACCGTCTGGGCGCAGCAGCTCACCGGCGTTGCTTAG
- a CDS encoding bile acid:sodium symporter family protein yields the protein MITEPPASDDKAARRAVTVFPVLVLVAGAAGLVTPGTFAGWTSTVPYLLGTVMFCMGLTMTPLDFRGVAKRPWAVAIGLVAHYVIMPGLGWLIAHVLGLPPQLAAGVILVGCAPSGTASNVVTFLARGDVALSVSVATVSTVLAPLVTPPLTLLLAGEYLPVDAGSMMTDILKTVLLPVLGGLLVRLVAGKLVDRALGVMPWLSSLAVAAIVAAVVAGSASTIKSAAVSVLIAVVLHNGFGLALGYGVGKATGLGRPASRAMAFEVGMQNSGLAASLATAHFSPLAALPAAVFSVWHNISGALVAAWLSHRSRHTAPAPAGAGHALATTTAEEA from the coding sequence ATGATCACTGAACCACCGGCGTCCGACGACAAGGCAGCCCGACGCGCCGTCACCGTGTTCCCCGTCCTCGTACTCGTGGCGGGCGCAGCCGGTCTCGTCACGCCCGGCACGTTTGCGGGCTGGACGAGTACGGTTCCCTACCTGCTGGGAACCGTCATGTTCTGCATGGGGCTGACGATGACCCCACTCGACTTCAGAGGCGTAGCGAAGCGTCCGTGGGCCGTAGCGATCGGCCTGGTCGCGCACTACGTGATCATGCCGGGGCTCGGCTGGCTCATCGCCCATGTGCTCGGACTCCCGCCGCAGTTGGCGGCCGGTGTGATCCTGGTCGGCTGCGCGCCGAGTGGCACGGCGTCGAACGTGGTGACCTTCCTGGCCCGCGGCGACGTGGCGCTGTCGGTCTCCGTCGCCACTGTCTCCACCGTGCTCGCCCCGCTGGTGACGCCGCCGCTCACACTGCTGCTGGCCGGTGAGTACCTGCCGGTGGACGCCGGTTCGATGATGACGGACATTCTCAAGACAGTGCTGCTTCCGGTGCTCGGCGGCCTGCTGGTGCGGCTGGTCGCGGGCAAACTCGTCGACCGGGCGCTGGGTGTGATGCCCTGGCTTTCATCGCTGGCCGTCGCCGCGATCGTCGCCGCCGTCGTGGCAGGCAGTGCCAGTACGATCAAATCGGCCGCCGTCAGCGTGTTGATCGCCGTCGTGCTGCACAACGGCTTCGGACTCGCTCTCGGCTACGGCGTGGGCAAGGCCACCGGCCTCGGCCGACCCGCCAGCCGCGCCATGGCTTTCGAGGTCGGCATGCAGAACTCGGGGCTCGCCGCCTCACTGGCGACCGCTCACTTCAGCCCGCTGGCCGCCCTACCCGCAGCCGTGTTCTCCGTGTGGCACAACATCTCGGGTGCCCTGGTCGCCGCCTGGCTGTCCCACCGGTCACGGCACACTGCTCCGGCACCCGCGGGCGCCGGCCACGCACTGGCCACAACCACGGCCGAGGAAGCCTGA
- a CDS encoding epoxide hydrolase family protein: MTTLADESIHPFRIDIHQDELDDLHERLDRTRWPDELPGVGWEYGIPRDYLKELVRYWRHEYDWRAAEARLNQWPQFTTTIDGANIHFAHIRSPEPDATPLVMTHGWPGSIVEFTEVAGPLTDPRAHGGDPADAFHLVLPSIPGFGLSGPTRDRGWEFKRVAAAFAELMERLGYERYGVQGGDWGAAISRELGRTRPDRVIGVHLNLLPNSAATQDPSADDLDALGPAERKRTLASWQRTQEWSRDRQGYADIQSTRPQTLSYGLTDSPVGQLAWIAEKFKEWTDSHNRPEDAVDRDQMLTNVMLYWLTGTAGSSARIYYERAHADYWGTPPESSTTPTALADFPRDNFIPLRHIAERTNNIVQWTQYDRGGHFAAMEQPDLLVGDVRTFFRNLRDRRRSHHG, from the coding sequence ATGACGACGTTGGCTGACGAGAGCATCCACCCGTTCCGTATCGACATCCATCAAGACGAGTTGGACGATCTCCACGAGCGTCTCGACCGCACTCGCTGGCCGGACGAACTGCCCGGAGTGGGCTGGGAGTACGGCATTCCGCGTGATTACCTCAAGGAACTCGTGAGGTACTGGCGGCACGAGTACGACTGGCGTGCCGCGGAAGCCCGGTTGAACCAGTGGCCGCAGTTCACCACCACGATCGACGGGGCGAATATCCACTTCGCCCACATCCGGTCGCCCGAGCCTGATGCGACCCCGCTGGTCATGACGCACGGCTGGCCGGGCTCGATCGTGGAGTTCACCGAGGTCGCCGGACCGCTCACCGACCCACGAGCCCACGGCGGCGACCCTGCCGACGCATTCCACTTGGTGCTGCCGAGCATTCCCGGGTTCGGGCTGTCCGGGCCCACGAGGGACCGGGGCTGGGAGTTCAAGCGGGTCGCCGCCGCGTTCGCCGAGCTGATGGAGCGCCTCGGATACGAACGGTACGGGGTGCAAGGAGGTGACTGGGGAGCAGCCATTTCCCGGGAGCTCGGCCGGACACGGCCCGACCGGGTCATCGGCGTACACCTGAACCTGCTGCCGAACTCAGCCGCGACGCAGGACCCCAGTGCGGACGACCTGGACGCGCTGGGCCCGGCCGAGCGCAAGCGCACGCTGGCCTCCTGGCAACGCACGCAGGAATGGAGCCGTGACCGCCAGGGCTACGCCGACATCCAGTCCACCCGGCCGCAGACCCTGTCCTACGGCCTCACCGACTCTCCGGTGGGCCAACTGGCTTGGATCGCAGAGAAGTTCAAGGAGTGGACCGACTCCCACAACCGCCCCGAAGACGCCGTCGACCGCGACCAGATGCTCACGAACGTGATGTTGTACTGGCTGACCGGTACAGCAGGCTCGTCCGCCCGCATCTACTACGAGCGCGCGCACGCCGACTACTGGGGCACACCACCTGAGTCCTCGACGACGCCGACCGCGCTCGCCGACTTCCCGCGGGACAACTTCATTCCGCTGCGGCACATCGCGGAGCGGACGAACAACATCGTGCAATGGACGCAGTACGACCGCGGCGGGCACTTCGCGGCCATGGAACAGCCGGACCTGCTGGTCGGCGACGTAAGGACGTTCTTCCGAAACTTGAGAGACCGCCGACGGAGCCACCACGGGTAA
- a CDS encoding IS3 family transposase (programmed frameshift), with product MARLSKYSAEFRSDAIALWRASAGRRTFKDVAADLNVNPETLRTWVRDADGRPAPAGASQDIEAELARLRAENARLAKAEKGMAAGAGDPASGSGVFRPGDEVKTAAWDFVSAHAEVFGIKRICRVLEVSRSGYYRWIAGAEARAGRQAAEDVLVEEIREIHAEHRGNYGALRVHAELRGFGHTVNRKRVARLMRKHGIVGRHLRKKHRTTIPDRLAPPVADLVQRDFTASTLDEKWCGDITYVQVGAAWLYLACVIDIRSRRVLGYSMAPHMRAELVIDALQAAVAARGGDVTGVIFHADRGSQYTSAAFAQVCDRYGIRRSMGRVGSSYDNALAESFWQGLKRETTHGKLFLTMPQARLEIFQWLTYYNARRRHSALGYLSPLEFEQQHHQTAKLSLAA from the exons GTGGCACGGCTTTCGAAGTACAGTGCGGAGTTCCGGTCCGACGCGATCGCGTTGTGGCGGGCTTCGGCCGGCAGGCGGACGTTCAAGGACGTCGCGGCTGATCTGAACGTCAACCCCGAGACGCTGCGGACCTGGGTGCGTGATGCCGACGGCCGTCCGGCTCCTGCCGGCGCGTCGCAGGACATTGAGGCGGAGTTGGCCCGGCTGCGGGCGGAGAACGCGCGGCTGGCCAAGGCGGAGA AAGGAATGGCAGCTGGAGCGGGAGATCCTGCGTCGGGCAGCGGCGTATTTCGCCCGGGAGATGAAGTGAAGACCGCCGCTTGGGACTTCGTCTCCGCCCATGCCGAGGTGTTCGGCATCAAGCGGATATGCCGGGTGCTGGAGGTCTCCCGCTCGGGCTACTACCGGTGGATCGCCGGCGCCGAGGCGCGGGCGGGGCGGCAGGCCGCGGAGGACGTGCTGGTCGAGGAGATCCGCGAGATCCATGCCGAACACCGCGGGAACTACGGCGCGCTTCGAGTCCATGCCGAACTGCGCGGCTTCGGCCACACGGTCAACCGCAAGCGCGTGGCCAGGCTGATGCGCAAGCACGGCATCGTCGGCCGTCACCTGCGCAAGAAGCACCGCACCACGATCCCGGACCGCCTCGCGCCGCCGGTGGCAGACCTGGTCCAGCGGGACTTCACCGCCAGTACGCTGGACGAGAAGTGGTGCGGCGACATCACATACGTGCAGGTCGGAGCCGCGTGGCTCTACCTAGCCTGCGTCATCGACATCCGTTCGCGCCGGGTACTCGGCTACTCAATGGCCCCGCACATGCGGGCCGAGCTCGTCATCGACGCGCTCCAGGCCGCGGTCGCGGCCCGCGGCGGTGACGTCACCGGGGTGATCTTCCACGCGGACAGGGGCTCGCAGTACACGTCCGCCGCGTTCGCCCAGGTCTGCGACCGGTACGGCATCCGCAGGAGCATGGGCAGGGTCGGCTCGAGCTATGACAACGCCCTCGCCGAGAGTTTCTGGCAGGGACTGAAGCGAGAGACGACGCACGGGAAGCTGTTCTTGACTATGCCGCAGGCGAGGCTGGAGATCTTCCAGTGGCTCACCTACTACAACGCCCGACGCCGACACAGCGCGCTGGGTTACCTCTCCCCGCTGGAGTTCGAACAGCAGCACCACCAGACAGCTAAACTCTCCCTCGCAGCATGA
- a CDS encoding DUF6281 family protein, with translation MNFTLGKKLGTATKPPCEDTGGQDKGEEPDTTETAYEVDGISPKIAIAIGDTPKTATFFAAYSGSKLPPEVQKLIDGH, from the coding sequence GTGAACTTCACACTTGGGAAGAAGCTCGGCACCGCCACCAAACCACCCTGCGAAGACACCGGCGGCCAGGACAAGGGCGAGGAGCCGGATACGACGGAGACCGCCTATGAAGTGGACGGCATCTCTCCCAAGATCGCCATCGCCATTGGGGACACGCCGAAGACAGCCACGTTCTTCGCCGCTTACTCCGGCTCGAAGCTCCCGCCCGAGGTACAGAAACTGATCGACGGCCACTGA
- a CDS encoding M4 family metallopeptidase — MSSHIRRRPARRPGRAGLSALLAVTAALSVTGLTSPAQATGPAAPSGDTAPGTETPALVEGLADAVDASLPAATAARTHLAGHKDRYRILSPERDLSTDIVTTDPDGSETVRLDQKYRGVPVLGAQYVVRMTHRNGKRTVTGTSGSYFTALDIDTDKATLPVGAAVDGAVRQVQAELAKGGYRPTHAKSGADTLSGTDRGLTVLPTGKGVLTRHITVRGTDPATGAPVVQEVYVDAATGVTLFESGGLPTFTAPQQAAGHQGGRTGRRTKPGEPTKPGNGSAGVTGQGTLLNGSTVPLYLTKDGATGQYLLRDTAHMADGKQRGVIQTWDASSLWYQDVSGVWPEGVVPFTSPTPKIGPELTASGAVDAHWAAGKVYEYYHDTFKRDSLDDKGMAINSLVGVTDYGSPFVNAFWDHTKMVYGTGDDEYRSLASDLDVVGHEMTHGVVEHTANLVYAGQSGAMNEAMADYFGNVIDVTANHTPMSDPDAGLIGGDLCRNRTPRECAFRDLNDGATTKKFLGLPLGSAYDNGGVHVNSTIFSGALWDIRESLGGPLADRIVYRALSSYVAPLDGFDEGREAVVAAAKSLGVKGSQLTAVKKAFEAHGVVPGWEKSLGLDSDILVGRLGTMMSFVGTGNSPSAGNGWWAVPKSSADGTAPYAVWVGRTDGKRKARQISPNDGRSHLSPVTDGKRVVWVAVGDVSPDDPYSHTYDIMSAPVGGGAPKTLFSTTGEISGLSVDGDTVAWSKRDEGTGLQRVSYLTGGSTTPQVVPLGRDYNQAVKPAVKNGRIAYIHDGLFDGVYGVVVEVYDITAGTTTPLGAPSQPEWISSPVVTASGVYWLIDTDYTDDDFTTLRRADVDGSDVTDLIAEKGPNPVRSYGLTASESAVTLTVYASYSQVFDDYNDSLAKLQQFTPKGAPLGRVSCSRGQQSNAAAETGSRVLWMDTTTTDTDLVTRNRPAGTCA, encoded by the coding sequence ATGTCATCACACATACGGCGTCGGCCTGCTCGCAGACCCGGACGCGCCGGTCTGTCGGCGCTGCTTGCGGTCACAGCGGCCCTGAGCGTCACCGGCCTGACCTCTCCCGCACAGGCGACCGGGCCGGCCGCACCGAGCGGGGACACCGCGCCGGGTACGGAGACACCCGCCTTGGTGGAGGGACTCGCCGACGCGGTGGACGCGTCACTCCCAGCCGCGACGGCCGCCCGGACCCACTTGGCCGGGCACAAGGACCGCTATCGGATTCTTTCGCCCGAGCGGGATTTGAGCACCGACATCGTCACCACCGACCCCGACGGTTCCGAGACGGTGCGCCTGGATCAGAAGTACCGCGGAGTCCCGGTCCTGGGCGCCCAGTACGTGGTCCGGATGACGCACAGAAACGGCAAGCGGACCGTCACCGGCACTTCCGGCTCCTACTTCACCGCCCTCGACATCGACACCGACAAGGCGACGCTGCCGGTCGGCGCGGCCGTGGACGGCGCGGTGCGGCAGGTGCAGGCCGAGCTGGCCAAGGGCGGTTACCGCCCCACCCACGCGAAGAGCGGGGCGGACACCCTGTCCGGCACCGACCGCGGGCTGACCGTCCTGCCCACCGGCAAGGGTGTCCTGACCCGCCACATCACCGTACGGGGCACCGACCCGGCTACCGGCGCGCCGGTGGTGCAGGAGGTCTACGTCGATGCCGCCACCGGCGTCACGCTCTTCGAGTCCGGCGGGCTGCCGACCTTCACGGCGCCACAGCAGGCCGCAGGCCACCAGGGCGGCAGGACCGGCAGGCGGACAAAGCCCGGTGAGCCGACCAAGCCCGGGAACGGGTCGGCCGGTGTCACCGGACAGGGCACCCTTCTCAACGGTTCCACCGTTCCGCTGTACCTGACCAAGGACGGTGCCACCGGCCAGTACCTGCTGCGCGACACCGCGCACATGGCCGACGGCAAGCAGCGGGGCGTCATCCAGACCTGGGACGCTTCCAGCCTCTGGTACCAGGATGTCTCCGGCGTATGGCCGGAGGGCGTCGTGCCGTTCACCTCGCCCACCCCGAAGATCGGCCCGGAGCTGACCGCGTCCGGTGCGGTCGACGCGCACTGGGCGGCTGGGAAGGTGTACGAGTACTACCACGACACCTTCAAGCGCGACAGCCTCGACGACAAGGGCATGGCAATCAACTCCCTGGTCGGCGTGACCGACTACGGCTCTCCGTTCGTCAACGCCTTCTGGGACCACACCAAGATGGTGTACGGCACCGGCGACGACGAGTACCGTTCGCTGGCCTCGGACCTCGACGTGGTGGGCCACGAGATGACCCACGGCGTGGTGGAGCACACCGCGAACCTTGTCTACGCCGGCCAGTCCGGTGCCATGAACGAGGCCATGGCCGACTACTTCGGCAACGTCATCGACGTCACCGCGAACCACACCCCGATGAGCGACCCCGACGCGGGCCTGATCGGCGGCGACCTGTGCCGGAACCGGACGCCCCGGGAGTGCGCGTTCCGCGACCTGAACGACGGCGCCACCACGAAGAAGTTCCTCGGCCTGCCCCTCGGCTCGGCCTACGACAACGGTGGCGTACACGTCAACTCCACCATCTTCAGCGGCGCGCTGTGGGACATCCGCGAAAGCCTCGGCGGCCCGCTGGCCGACCGCATCGTCTACCGGGCGCTGTCCTCGTACGTCGCCCCGCTCGACGGCTTCGACGAGGGCCGGGAGGCGGTCGTCGCCGCGGCCAAGTCGCTCGGGGTGAAGGGCAGTCAGCTGACTGCGGTGAAGAAGGCCTTCGAAGCCCACGGCGTCGTCCCTGGCTGGGAGAAGAGCCTGGGTCTGGACAGCGACATCCTGGTCGGCAGACTCGGCACCATGATGTCATTCGTCGGCACCGGCAACAGCCCCAGCGCGGGCAACGGGTGGTGGGCGGTCCCCAAGTCCAGCGCCGACGGCACCGCACCGTACGCCGTGTGGGTCGGCCGCACCGACGGCAAGCGCAAGGCCCGGCAGATCTCCCCGAACGACGGTCGGTCCCACCTCAGCCCGGTCACCGACGGCAAGCGCGTGGTCTGGGTGGCCGTCGGCGACGTCTCCCCCGACGACCCCTACTCCCACACCTACGACATCATGTCCGCGCCGGTCGGCGGAGGCGCGCCGAAGACGCTGTTCAGCACCACCGGCGAGATCAGCGGCCTCAGCGTCGACGGTGACACAGTGGCGTGGTCCAAGCGGGACGAGGGAACCGGGCTGCAGCGGGTCTCCTACCTGACGGGCGGCAGCACCACCCCGCAGGTGGTCCCGCTCGGCCGGGACTACAACCAGGCAGTCAAGCCGGCCGTGAAGAACGGACGCATCGCGTACATCCACGACGGACTGTTCGACGGCGTCTACGGTGTTGTCGTCGAGGTCTACGACATCACGGCCGGCACGACCACGCCGCTGGGCGCGCCCTCGCAGCCGGAGTGGATCAGCTCCCCGGTTGTCACCGCCTCCGGGGTGTACTGGCTCATCGACACCGACTACACCGACGACGACTTCACCACCCTGCGCCGGGCGGACGTCGACGGTTCCGATGTCACCGACCTCATCGCGGAGAAGGGCCCGAACCCGGTCCGCTCCTACGGTCTCACCGCCTCGGAATCCGCCGTCACCCTGACGGTCTACGCCTCGTATTCCCAGGTGTTCGACGACTACAACGACTCCCTCGCGAAGCTCCAGCAGTTCACCCCGAAGGGCGCCCCGCTCGGTCGCGTCTCCTGCAGCCGCGGCCAGCAGTCCAATGCGGCGGCCGAAACCGGCAGCCGTGTGCTCTGGATGGACACCACCACCACGGACACCGACCTGGTGACCCGGAACCGCCCGGCAGGCACGTGCGCTTGA
- a CDS encoding LacI family DNA-binding transcriptional regulator, with amino-acid sequence MTIRDVAQAAGVHVSTVSRAFSASHLVKRETRERVLAIAAELGYQPNETARALTTGRTRNLGLIVSDIANPFFPPLIKAAQAYARVRGYQVFVADTDEDAAVEEELIQTLARQVDGVILVSPRLANDVIGRLGGELPFVLVNRSVAGLSAVLMDVANGAALAVDHLAGLGHEHLALVCGPRGSWTSAQMRRAAGKAAADQGVRLDVLGPNPPTEHGGIAATPAVLGTGATAVIAYNDLVAIGLIEGLDDRSVRVPRDISVIGVDDTVAGRLNRPRLTTVAMPTAAAGRTAVDLLIQALETSGEPATAQTMLATSLVVRDSTAAPE; translated from the coding sequence ATGACCATCCGTGACGTCGCCCAGGCCGCCGGGGTTCATGTCTCGACCGTCTCCCGGGCCTTCTCCGCCTCCCATCTGGTGAAGCGGGAAACCCGGGAGCGGGTGCTCGCCATCGCCGCGGAACTGGGCTACCAGCCCAACGAGACCGCACGCGCCCTGACCACGGGCCGCACACGGAATCTGGGACTGATCGTCTCCGATATCGCCAACCCCTTCTTCCCGCCGCTCATCAAGGCCGCTCAGGCCTACGCACGGGTCCGCGGCTACCAGGTCTTCGTCGCCGACACCGATGAGGACGCGGCCGTCGAGGAGGAACTGATCCAGACCCTGGCCCGCCAGGTGGACGGTGTGATCCTGGTCAGCCCCCGGCTGGCCAACGACGTCATCGGCCGGCTGGGCGGAGAGCTGCCTTTCGTCCTGGTCAACCGTTCCGTGGCGGGGCTCTCCGCCGTACTCATGGATGTGGCGAACGGTGCGGCCCTCGCGGTGGATCACCTGGCCGGACTGGGGCACGAGCATCTGGCCCTGGTCTGTGGCCCCCGGGGCTCGTGGACCAGCGCGCAGATGCGACGGGCCGCCGGGAAGGCCGCCGCCGACCAGGGGGTCCGGCTGGACGTCCTCGGCCCCAATCCGCCGACGGAACACGGCGGCATCGCGGCAACGCCCGCCGTCCTGGGGACGGGCGCCACCGCTGTGATCGCCTACAACGACCTGGTCGCCATCGGGCTCATCGAAGGGCTCGACGACCGGAGCGTACGCGTGCCGCGGGACATCAGTGTGATCGGCGTGGACGACACCGTCGCCGGCAGACTGAACCGCCCCCGGCTCACCACCGTCGCCATGCCCACCGCCGCGGCGGGGCGCACGGCGGTCGATCTGCTGATCCAGGCTCTGGAGACGTCCGGAGAACCGGCCACGGCCCAGACCATGCTGGCGACCTCCCTGGTCGTCAGGGACTCCACCGCCGCCCCGGAGTAA